In the Candidatus Electrothrix rattekaaiensis genome, one interval contains:
- a CDS encoding cyclic nucleotide-binding domain-containing protein has translation MMETDGDSSFVCTTAVYSNQSRDNCEILYGDLVKIIIKYERADQIPDCLISCSGCVGSIRLEHSTKHPFSLEHDNLKGQSKEMAPVLNKISKFSFFRNISPKNLAEIIQSAQQRTYTKDEIVLRKGDQGKNLHIVIEGKVNVLNETGISISTLGEGEVFGEMSLICDQEVGSTIQASGDTKILSIHRKNFQFIMDKYPSLHRYFNRLLAKRLARSNQIRSDEYASGMIGKLEEIPPEALFQTLHANAKTGILTITEVSEGTARFSMRQGALIKASYAGLKGKHAFFKILREKKGRFKFNPGLASDDFDAPEIGYFMKLLMEGLQHMDELGDEEEKQKKKTAQTAQPDKPDKKR, from the coding sequence ATGATGGAAACTGATGGGGACAGCTCCTTTGTCTGCACGACAGCTGTATACTCGAATCAGAGCAGAGATAATTGCGAAATACTTTATGGCGATTTGGTTAAGATCATTATTAAGTATGAGCGTGCCGATCAGATTCCAGATTGTCTTATTTCCTGCTCAGGTTGCGTGGGTAGTATTCGTCTTGAGCATTCTACCAAACATCCTTTCTCCTTAGAGCATGACAACTTGAAGGGGCAGAGTAAGGAAATGGCTCCTGTGCTGAATAAGATCAGCAAGTTTTCTTTCTTTCGCAATATTAGTCCCAAAAATCTTGCGGAAATTATTCAGAGTGCTCAACAACGAACCTATACAAAAGATGAGATCGTTCTGCGCAAGGGAGACCAAGGAAAAAACTTACATATTGTGATCGAAGGGAAGGTTAATGTTTTGAATGAGACCGGAATTTCTATTTCTACCCTTGGGGAAGGTGAGGTCTTTGGCGAGATGAGCCTTATCTGTGATCAGGAAGTCGGCTCGACCATCCAAGCCTCTGGAGACACGAAGATATTAAGTATTCACCGCAAGAATTTCCAGTTTATTATGGATAAGTATCCATCCTTGCATAGATATTTCAATCGTTTGCTCGCGAAGAGACTTGCCCGGTCAAATCAGATTCGTTCTGATGAATATGCTTCGGGAATGATCGGCAAGTTGGAGGAAATTCCGCCTGAGGCTCTTTTTCAGACGCTGCATGCCAACGCTAAGACAGGTATTCTGACCATTACCGAAGTCTCTGAGGGGACAGCACGATTTTCCATGCGTCAAGGTGCTCTCATTAAAGCTTCCTATGCTGGTCTTAAAGGCAAGCACGCCTTTTTTAAAATACTTCGAGAAAAAAAGGGACGTTTTAAGTTTAATCCCGGTCTTGCTTCAGACGATTTTGATGCTCCGGAAATCGGTTATTTCATGAAATTATTGATGGAAGGTCTTCAGCATATGGATGAGCTGGGAGATGAAGAAGAAAAGCAAAAAAAGAAAACAGCTCAAACAGCTCAACCTGATAAACCTGATAAAAAAAGATGA
- the hflX gene encoding GTPase HflX, which produces MTSLSTELNRQIGLIIHRSGQVEFVILGDHSRIEIPVLSKIRSSGGRLRGLRCVHTSFNQSGPTEEDIMDMACLRLDMISVLTMKDGYPDLLHTAHLLPNQIDDRDWSLLEPVHPAAQQQSCLSLIERLEQQFSKARPIRTVDKGRDRAILISVSTGSRTEAEDSMTELSELARAARVQVVDQVIQRRRKLHPRFILGRGKLIDIVLMSLRNGANLLIFDQELTPSQVRSVTNHTDLRVIDRTQLILDIFASRARSREGKLQIEMAQLKYLLPMLTTKDDALSRLTGGIGARGPGETKLEIDRRRINDRIARLAKELKAVGEQRYHRRNRRRKHDVPVVSLVGYTNAGKSTLLNTLTHSHIQAEDMLFATLDPTSRRLRFPEDTEVIITDTVGFIRQLPAELLKAFESTLEELFEADLLLHVIDISNHAWKEQVKVVEEILRKLELDKIPCLRVYNKIDAVSDNLPSLVKNGFCICARDASTLKELLGMMEHQLFDIGNSRRAQ; this is translated from the coding sequence ATGACCTCTCTCTCCACGGAGCTGAACCGTCAGATAGGCCTTATTATCCATAGATCCGGTCAGGTGGAATTCGTTATTCTCGGTGATCACAGTCGGATCGAGATACCGGTCCTGAGTAAAATACGCTCTTCCGGGGGGCGATTACGCGGACTCCGCTGTGTCCACACCAGCTTCAACCAGTCCGGGCCCACTGAAGAGGATATCATGGATATGGCCTGCCTGCGGCTGGACATGATATCAGTCCTGACCATGAAAGACGGATATCCAGATCTGCTCCATACGGCTCATCTTCTTCCTAACCAAATAGATGACCGTGATTGGAGCCTTCTTGAGCCGGTACATCCGGCGGCACAGCAGCAATCCTGCTTGTCCCTGATCGAAAGGCTTGAACAACAATTTTCCAAAGCGCGACCGATTCGCACGGTTGATAAAGGGCGTGATCGGGCGATTCTGATTTCCGTCAGCACAGGTTCACGTACCGAGGCTGAAGATTCCATGACCGAATTATCAGAACTCGCACGGGCAGCCAGAGTCCAGGTGGTCGATCAGGTTATCCAGCGACGGCGAAAGCTGCATCCCCGCTTTATCCTCGGGCGCGGCAAGCTGATCGATATTGTTCTGATGAGCTTACGTAACGGAGCAAATCTGCTTATCTTTGATCAGGAGCTAACACCATCCCAGGTCCGTTCGGTTACCAACCACACCGACCTGCGGGTCATCGACCGGACCCAGCTCATCCTGGATATCTTTGCCTCCCGTGCCCGTTCCAGAGAGGGTAAGCTCCAGATAGAAATGGCCCAGCTCAAGTACCTGCTGCCCATGCTGACCACAAAAGACGATGCGCTTTCCCGGCTCACCGGCGGCATCGGTGCTCGCGGACCCGGTGAAACCAAGCTAGAAATTGACCGTCGCCGCATTAATGACCGGATCGCCCGGCTGGCCAAGGAGCTGAAGGCCGTGGGCGAGCAGCGATATCATCGCCGGAATCGACGGAGGAAACATGATGTGCCCGTGGTCTCTCTGGTGGGCTATACCAATGCGGGCAAATCCACCCTGCTCAATACCCTGACCCATTCTCATATCCAAGCTGAAGATATGCTCTTTGCCACCCTTGACCCCACCTCCCGCCGCCTTCGTTTTCCAGAGGACACCGAGGTGATCATCACGGACACAGTGGGTTTTATCCGTCAGCTACCCGCAGAACTCCTCAAGGCCTTTGAATCCACCCTTGAAGAGCTGTTCGAAGCAGATCTCCTTCTCCATGTTATTGATATTTCAAACCATGCCTGGAAGGAGCAGGTCAAGGTGGTGGAGGAAATCTTACGTAAACTTGAGCTGGACAAAATCCCCTGCCTGCGGGTATATAATAAAATTGATGCGGTGAGCGACAATCTCCCGTCTCTGGTGAAAAATGGGTTTTGTATCTGCGCTCGTGATGCAAGTACGCTGAAAGAGCTCCTGGGAATGATGGAGCACCAGCTGTTCGATATTGGGAACAGCAGGAGGGCACAGTAA
- a CDS encoding efflux RND transporter permease subunit, translating into MNNTDIPSSQPSGLIAWMAGNHVAANLLMLLLVIGGLVSAKMITKEVFPSYDLDIVNISMSYPGASPEEVEQGIILAMEEEIRSLENIERVTSTANEGSASVRVELLSGVNPDKSLQEIKNGIDRITSFPDDVERPTVSLVSRRREVLRLALYGDLDEYSLFGLAETIREDLIRLPQINQVELGGTRAPELAIEVPQHVLRAHNLTLEEVADTVRKAAVDIPAGGIKTQGGEILLRTSERRETALEFSNLKVISQQDGTELPLSSIATIRDSFAETDREAWYNGKRAVTLSVYRTGDQTPIEISEAVHAYMDELAPTLPAGVQLTASRDRSEMYKDRLDLLLRNGALGLLLVMVILGLFLEPKLAFWVSMGIPISIIGSILILYFVGGSINMISMFAFIITLGIVVDDAVVVGENIYHKREEGLVPYRAAFTGVTDMSAPVLIAVATNVIAFLPLFFVSGSTGRFFSVLPEVVISVFLLSLVECLYILPAHLNYPKQEKSNWLLLLLGKIPIFCDRILDRFINGPFTGLLRLSLSGRYVIAALALAVLVIGYAYWDSGHINFSFRPRIETDSIDAEIELPYGVSIEEVKRVVRQVEQGGMRALEKNGGQSIMVGMRTDIGKGGSNAAEVSITLVPQNERAITTREFSTIWRQEVGEIAGLEKLFFDFLVGPGGAAAINIELSHPDPTTLELAAADLAEAVSRYEGVTDINDGFAQGKPQYDFKMLPEGRAAGLTARDLGRQVRYAFYGTEVLRQQRGRNEVKVVVRLPEDERNSLLHLEKLLLRTPNGGEMPLNRAAKVIQGRAYTQIERVDGRRVLDVTANVVAGKANENKILAALKKDFLPELVARYNGLSYSFAGQQREKGKALNELLTGLGFSMVAIFCLLAVLFRSYTQSLMVMISIPFGLLSALLGHVIMGYNLSIISLFGMIALCGVVINDSLVFMVTANRYRDLGMTPFEAALNGAARRFRPIMLTSLTTFFGLAPMIFEESVQARFLIPMAISLGYGILFTTFVILVLMPVLYMIYYDVAGRE; encoded by the coding sequence ATGAACAATACTGATATCCCATCCTCCCAACCCTCTGGTCTTATCGCCTGGATGGCAGGTAACCATGTTGCCGCCAACCTGCTCATGCTCCTCCTTGTTATCGGCGGGCTGGTTTCAGCCAAGATGATCACCAAAGAGGTTTTTCCCAGTTACGACCTAGACATCGTCAATATTTCGATGAGCTACCCCGGAGCCAGTCCAGAAGAGGTGGAGCAGGGGATTATCCTGGCGATGGAAGAGGAGATCCGCAGTCTGGAGAATATCGAGCGGGTGACCTCCACAGCTAATGAGGGATCGGCCTCGGTACGGGTTGAGCTGCTTTCCGGTGTTAATCCGGATAAGTCCCTCCAGGAGATCAAGAACGGAATTGATCGGATCACCTCATTTCCTGATGATGTGGAGCGTCCGACGGTCAGTCTGGTGAGCAGACGGCGTGAGGTTCTGCGCTTGGCCCTGTACGGTGATCTCGACGAATACAGTCTGTTCGGGTTGGCTGAAACGATCCGAGAAGACTTGATCAGGCTGCCGCAGATCAATCAGGTGGAACTGGGCGGAACCCGCGCTCCAGAGCTGGCCATTGAAGTGCCGCAGCATGTCCTACGTGCCCATAATCTGACCTTGGAGGAAGTGGCAGACACTGTGCGCAAGGCAGCCGTGGATATTCCTGCTGGCGGGATCAAAACCCAAGGCGGCGAAATTCTGTTGCGCACCAGCGAGCGGCGGGAAACAGCCCTTGAGTTCAGCAATCTGAAGGTGATCAGTCAACAGGACGGCACGGAACTGCCCCTGAGCAGCATTGCAACCATTCGGGACAGCTTTGCCGAGACTGATCGCGAGGCATGGTACAACGGCAAACGGGCCGTTACGCTCTCTGTCTATCGCACCGGCGATCAAACGCCCATTGAGATCTCCGAGGCTGTGCATGCCTATATGGATGAACTGGCTCCGACCCTGCCTGCCGGGGTGCAGCTCACTGCCTCTCGGGATAGATCTGAGATGTATAAGGACCGCCTGGATCTTCTCTTACGCAACGGAGCTCTTGGCTTGCTCCTGGTTATGGTCATCTTGGGGCTTTTCCTGGAACCTAAGCTGGCCTTCTGGGTGTCTATGGGGATTCCCATCTCTATTATCGGCTCCATCCTTATCCTCTATTTTGTCGGCGGCAGTATCAATATGATCTCCATGTTCGCCTTTATCATCACCTTGGGCATTGTGGTGGATGATGCGGTTGTAGTGGGTGAGAATATCTACCATAAGCGAGAGGAAGGCTTGGTCCCGTACCGAGCTGCGTTCACCGGGGTGACAGACATGTCAGCTCCGGTTCTGATTGCTGTGGCCACTAATGTTATTGCCTTTCTGCCGCTTTTCTTTGTTTCCGGCTCCACAGGGCGTTTTTTTTCTGTGCTGCCAGAAGTGGTTATTTCGGTTTTTTTGCTCTCTCTGGTTGAGTGTCTCTACATCCTGCCAGCACATCTTAATTATCCCAAGCAAGAGAAGAGTAACTGGTTATTGCTGTTGTTGGGCAAGATCCCGATTTTTTGCGACCGCATTCTGGATCGTTTTATCAATGGTCCCTTTACTGGATTGCTCCGCCTGAGCTTGTCAGGCCGCTATGTGATTGCGGCTTTGGCCTTGGCTGTGCTGGTTATCGGTTATGCCTATTGGGATAGCGGGCACATTAATTTTTCTTTTCGTCCAAGAATCGAGACTGATTCCATTGATGCTGAGATTGAACTTCCCTACGGCGTGAGCATAGAAGAGGTGAAGCGGGTGGTCCGGCAGGTTGAGCAAGGGGGGATGCGGGCCTTGGAAAAGAACGGCGGGCAGTCGATCATGGTCGGGATGCGAACAGATATCGGCAAGGGAGGGAGTAATGCTGCTGAGGTCTCTATTACGCTGGTGCCGCAGAATGAGCGTGCGATAACCACTCGGGAATTCAGCACGATCTGGCGCCAAGAGGTGGGCGAGATTGCTGGCTTGGAAAAGCTTTTCTTTGATTTCCTGGTTGGACCGGGCGGGGCTGCTGCCATTAATATTGAGCTGAGTCATCCTGATCCAACGACCTTGGAGCTGGCTGCTGCTGATCTGGCCGAGGCGGTTTCTCGCTACGAAGGGGTGACGGATATTAATGACGGTTTTGCCCAGGGTAAGCCTCAGTACGACTTCAAGATGTTGCCCGAAGGCCGGGCAGCCGGACTGACTGCCAGAGATCTGGGGCGGCAGGTTCGTTATGCCTTTTACGGCACAGAAGTTCTGCGTCAGCAACGGGGCCGCAACGAGGTCAAGGTGGTGGTCCGCCTGCCCGAGGATGAGCGCAACTCGCTTCTTCATCTGGAAAAGCTGCTTCTGCGTACGCCGAACGGCGGCGAGATGCCTTTGAATCGGGCTGCCAAGGTGATTCAGGGCCGGGCTTACACCCAAATTGAGCGGGTGGATGGTCGACGGGTTCTGGATGTCACTGCCAATGTAGTTGCGGGCAAGGCCAATGAAAATAAGATCCTTGCAGCCCTGAAAAAGGATTTTCTACCCGAGCTGGTTGCTCGCTATAACGGACTGAGCTATTCCTTTGCAGGTCAGCAGCGGGAAAAAGGCAAAGCCTTGAATGAATTGCTTACGGGCTTGGGTTTCAGCATGGTTGCCATCTTCTGCCTGCTGGCCGTGCTCTTCCGTAGCTATACCCAGTCCCTGATGGTGATGATCTCCATACCCTTTGGTCTGCTCAGCGCCCTGCTCGGCCATGTCATTATGGGCTATAATCTGAGCATTATCTCGCTGTTCGGCATGATCGCCCTGTGCGGGGTGGTGATCAACGACAGCCTAGTGTTCATGGTTACGGCGAATCGCTATCGGGATCTGGGCATGACACCCTTTGAAGCGGCCTTGAACGGTGCGGCCCGGCGCTTCCGGCCTATTATGCTCACCTCGCTGACCACCTTTTTCGGGCTTGC
- the ndhC gene encoding NADH-quinone oxidoreductase subunit A has protein sequence MDSYIIIGFSAFIGTIFVGGAIGLAKLLAFRTPDTVRKLQPFECSEDPIGGARIRFKVSYYIFALLFLLFDIETLFLFPCVKIFRAVVNGEIAGITHQLVFMELSIFICILFSGLLYAWRKGVLIWE, from the coding sequence ATGGACAGCTACATAATCATCGGATTTTCGGCATTCATCGGCACTATCTTTGTCGGCGGAGCCATTGGTCTGGCTAAACTGCTTGCGTTCCGCACCCCGGATACCGTACGCAAATTACAGCCCTTTGAGTGCTCGGAGGATCCTATCGGCGGAGCACGTATCCGCTTCAAAGTGTCCTATTACATCTTTGCCCTGCTTTTTCTTCTCTTCGACATTGAAACGCTGTTTCTCTTTCCCTGTGTAAAAATTTTCAGGGCTGTCGTGAACGGCGAAATTGCTGGCATAACTCACCAACTTGTTTTTATGGAATTATCTATTTTTATCTGTATTCTTTTTTCCGGTTTGCTTTATGCGTGGCGTAAGGGGGTTTTGATATGGGAGTAA
- a CDS encoding efflux RND transporter periplasmic adaptor subunit encodes MKVFLKAVLSLVILAAAAGAAWYFYTTKPQPRKAKAERPIPLIQAIAVQANTQSVVFETSGTVIPARKLVMRSEVEGRILEQNERLVPGGIIKKEELLIRLDARDYRFQVRERQAELATAKYELAVEQGKQTIAHQEWRILAKEMSKAETNRDLALRKPHLRHVQAQIAAAKARLEAAELAEERTTIRAPFTGIVLDEEVEKGQFIGRQSAIATLVAADSFWVQVAVPLYLLERMEFPDQEGQQGSKVQIVVERGQGGQPVIRQGTVFKLLVDLDPKGRMARLLVRLPDPLCLEGEDAAEKVEGACESQDKVLLGSFVRVRIDAGQLEKVFVLPEKALREGSRLWLVNADGVLSFREARVLWRRVDEVLVDAEIAPDERVIVSRLQSPVPGMKVREESEENQEKSSS; translated from the coding sequence ATGAAAGTCTTCCTGAAAGCAGTCCTGTCTCTGGTGATTCTTGCAGCCGCAGCTGGCGCAGCTTGGTATTTTTATACCACAAAACCCCAACCGAGAAAGGCAAAGGCCGAACGACCGATTCCCCTGATTCAAGCTATTGCAGTGCAAGCCAACACGCAATCAGTGGTTTTTGAGACCTCGGGCACGGTGATTCCGGCAAGAAAGCTGGTTATGCGCAGCGAGGTTGAGGGACGAATCCTGGAGCAGAATGAACGGCTGGTTCCGGGTGGGATCATCAAGAAGGAAGAGTTGCTGATTCGCCTTGATGCTCGGGATTATCGCTTCCAGGTACGTGAGCGACAGGCCGAGCTGGCCACAGCAAAATATGAACTTGCGGTGGAGCAGGGAAAGCAGACCATCGCCCACCAGGAATGGCGGATTTTGGCCAAGGAAATGAGCAAGGCCGAGACCAACCGGGATTTGGCCCTGCGCAAACCCCATCTTCGCCATGTGCAGGCACAGATTGCCGCAGCAAAAGCACGGCTGGAGGCTGCGGAATTGGCTGAAGAGCGGACAACCATCCGGGCACCTTTTACCGGCATTGTCCTGGATGAAGAGGTCGAGAAGGGACAGTTTATCGGCAGGCAGTCTGCCATTGCCACCCTTGTGGCTGCTGATAGTTTCTGGGTGCAGGTTGCAGTTCCCTTATACCTGCTGGAGCGTATGGAGTTTCCTGATCAGGAAGGGCAACAGGGCAGTAAGGTGCAGATTGTTGTAGAGAGAGGGCAGGGAGGGCAACCCGTGATTCGGCAGGGGACAGTGTTTAAGCTGCTTGTTGATCTTGATCCCAAAGGGCGAATGGCCCGTTTGCTGGTTCGTCTGCCTGATCCGCTTTGTCTTGAGGGCGAGGATGCGGCAGAGAAGGTTGAAGGTGCTTGTGAGTCGCAGGATAAGGTTCTCCTAGGCAGCTTTGTCCGGGTGCGGATTGATGCCGGGCAGCTTGAAAAGGTTTTTGTTCTTCCCGAAAAGGCCCTGCGCGAGGGCAGTCGCCTCTGGCTGGTCAATGCGGACGGCGTTCTCTCTTTCAGGGAGGCGCGGGTGCTTTGGCGGCGGGTGGATGAGGTTTTGGTGGATGCGGAGATCGCCCCGGATGAGCGGGTGATTGTCAGCCGATTGCAGTCGCCTGTTCCGGGGATGAAGGTGCGGGAGGAGTCGGAGGAAAATCAGGAAAAATCATCCTCCTGA
- a CDS encoding efflux transporter outer membrane subunit, whose amino-acid sequence MQDFRADESAQLPHKIAKRRKQKYPANSPVRLIRLISLIFLCCFALLAGCQHSVRDVRKNPQPEPVPPKKYSVGATAKQSEDRPQQWWLSLNDAELTRYINEALTGNFTLKQGVARLKQAGFAAAQADADQYPFADAAVRVNTDVEDSDLTFSERIGVTFSWEADLWGRLSAATQAASLGAQAEKEALADLSLALSIEVAQTYCELIEQTLLLDLLQRQIAANTTTRDLVKLRFANGAVSSADVLQQEELLASVNAQLPPIQARLAVLRNRLHVLLGRMPDSKALPLAEHLPELSPLPALGIPADLLLHRPDLRKLRQEVTAADYRVAEAVADRLPALRLGGSAGLNSGDFLLSLFAEALATLVDWDQKKNEVERRKAQVEEKMAAWSQAYLEAVEEVENSLLQEQEQSSLLRALEEQLRVAEALLEQTRNRYLHGVSDYLPVLSALVSVQNLERTLIRQQRVQLDYRLQLYHALGGSPVQPHSF is encoded by the coding sequence ATGCAGGATTTTCGTGCTGATGAGTCAGCTCAACTCCCTCACAAGATTGCCAAGAGAAGGAAGCAAAAATATCCGGCAAATTCTCCGGTTCGCCTGATTCGTCTGATCAGCCTGATTTTCCTCTGTTGTTTTGCCCTGCTTGCAGGCTGTCAACACAGTGTCCGGGATGTCCGAAAAAATCCGCAGCCCGAGCCTGTGCCGCCGAAAAAATATAGTGTCGGAGCAACAGCAAAGCAGAGCGAAGACCGCCCGCAGCAATGGTGGCTCTCGCTGAACGATGCGGAATTGACCCGATATATTAATGAGGCGTTAACGGGGAATTTTACGCTCAAACAAGGGGTTGCCCGTCTGAAACAGGCCGGTTTCGCTGCCGCTCAGGCGGATGCGGATCAATATCCTTTTGCGGATGCCGCTGTTCGGGTCAATACGGACGTTGAAGATAGCGACCTGACCTTTTCCGAGCGTATCGGTGTGACGTTTTCCTGGGAAGCGGATCTTTGGGGCAGGCTTTCCGCTGCAACCCAGGCTGCTTCCCTTGGTGCCCAAGCAGAAAAAGAAGCCCTTGCTGATCTTTCGCTGGCACTGAGTATTGAGGTCGCGCAAACCTATTGCGAACTCATTGAACAGACGTTGCTGCTGGATCTCCTTCAACGCCAGATTGCTGCGAACACAACGACCCGTGATCTGGTGAAACTGCGTTTTGCCAACGGGGCAGTTTCTTCAGCTGATGTTCTTCAGCAGGAAGAATTACTGGCCTCGGTGAACGCCCAGCTGCCCCCGATTCAAGCCCGCCTCGCTGTTCTTCGCAACCGTCTTCATGTCCTCCTCGGTCGTATGCCGGACAGCAAGGCCCTGCCTCTGGCTGAACATCTGCCCGAACTTTCTCCCCTGCCTGCTCTTGGTATTCCGGCGGATCTTCTGCTTCATCGTCCGGATCTGCGCAAGCTCCGGCAGGAAGTCACGGCAGCGGATTATCGGGTTGCCGAGGCTGTAGCTGACCGGTTGCCCGCCCTGAGATTAGGTGGTTCAGCAGGGCTGAACAGTGGTGATTTTCTTCTTTCTCTTTTTGCTGAGGCTTTGGCCACGCTCGTGGATTGGGATCAGAAAAAAAACGAGGTGGAACGCCGAAAAGCCCAGGTCGAGGAAAAAATGGCTGCTTGGTCCCAGGCCTATCTTGAGGCGGTTGAAGAGGTGGAAAACAGCCTGCTTCAGGAACAGGAGCAAAGTTCCTTGCTCAGAGCCCTTGAGGAGCAGCTTCGCGTGGCAGAGGCCCTTCTTGAGCAGACCCGTAATCGCTATTTGCACGGGGTAAGTGATTACCTGCCCGTGCTTTCGGCGCTGGTTTCTGTCCAGAATCTGGAGCGTACCCTTATCCGACAACAGCGGGTCCAGCTCGATTATCGTCTCCAATTGTATCATGCTCTGGGCGGCAGCCCGGTCCAACCTCATTCTTTTTAA
- a CDS encoding DUF5666 domain-containing protein, which translates to MKNLITSTTQVVVGNFKKNTLVLSALMLGCSLFAVPVHASGDERPEVRNRVESKLYGVIEKMPENGLNGIWIINGKTVVVSDRTKIKEKYDRAAPGRYVEVEGVRNGDSITAYEIEVERSRESRFDDRRGGSKFYGAVETLPQAGMNGVWKIDGRDVVVTRDTRIKEEYSRLAVGSIVEVEGRLSGNTFTAYEIEVKNRRR; encoded by the coding sequence ATGAAGAATCTGATTACCAGTACAACACAGGTCGTTGTTGGAAATTTTAAAAAAAATACCCTTGTTCTTTCAGCACTCATGCTGGGGTGTTCGTTATTTGCTGTTCCCGTTCATGCCAGCGGGGATGAGCGGCCTGAAGTACGGAACAGGGTAGAAAGCAAATTATACGGCGTGATAGAAAAAATGCCTGAAAACGGTTTAAATGGAATATGGATCATTAACGGAAAGACCGTGGTGGTTTCCGATCGAACAAAAATAAAAGAAAAATATGACCGTGCCGCTCCTGGGCGATATGTTGAAGTGGAAGGTGTACGTAACGGCGACAGCATTACGGCCTATGAAATCGAGGTCGAGCGCAGCCGGGAGTCTCGTTTTGATGACCGCAGGGGTGGCTCTAAATTTTACGGGGCAGTGGAGACCTTGCCGCAAGCCGGGATGAACGGAGTATGGAAAATAGATGGTCGTGACGTTGTGGTTACCCGCGACACCAGAATAAAAGAGGAATACAGCAGGCTGGCGGTTGGATCAATAGTTGAAGTGGAGGGTCGTCTTTCGGGCAACACCTTTACCGCATATGAGATTGAAGTAAAAAACAGAAGGCGTTAA
- a CDS encoding FecR family protein: MQQETRQVPNPLNNPIYLTKMTKSTKKPLFLKAIILGMIFFLPTASPATDYSPITLLQFLETEHTPRFSLLPNAFTLADNFKPTTTSSYAGSVVQVQGTAYVYHQGETTVYKLKRNLPVFTGDTLVTDKESSLSLQMIDESTLLLAAQTKLTINKTLAGVKVRNTVLQFFFGRIRALVKKLSGDYTIRTPNVFVGVRGTDFAMAVAPAPLNQLHTRKKHTQAGLLTAVLTGGKQSTVELVSTFTSAPPIQVKPFSVAGVRTGGPREEAVYVGPAAVSLLQKIAPFPEALPDIPKKYAPPVGPCWPFPVKPKGIRLKFFRVCE; encoded by the coding sequence ATGCAGCAAGAGACTCGCCAAGTGCCCAACCCGCTAAACAATCCAATATATTTAACAAAAATGACAAAATCAACAAAGAAGCCCCTGTTCCTCAAAGCCATCATCCTAGGAATGATATTCTTTCTGCCCACAGCCAGCCCCGCGACTGATTACAGCCCCATCACCCTGCTCCAATTCCTGGAAACAGAACATACTCCTCGCTTCTCTTTATTACCGAACGCTTTCACTCTTGCAGACAACTTTAAGCCGACCACAACCTCTTCGTACGCTGGATCGGTCGTGCAAGTACAAGGGACAGCTTATGTTTATCATCAAGGGGAAACAACAGTATACAAACTGAAAAGGAACCTGCCTGTCTTCACCGGTGATACTTTGGTCACCGATAAGGAAAGTAGCCTCTCCTTGCAGATGATTGATGAATCCACCTTGCTTCTTGCGGCCCAAACCAAACTGACCATTAACAAAACGCTAGCTGGGGTGAAGGTCCGAAATACAGTGTTGCAGTTTTTCTTCGGCAGGATCCGGGCACTGGTGAAAAAGCTTTCCGGGGACTACACAATCAGGACACCGAATGTCTTTGTCGGTGTCCGAGGAACCGATTTCGCAATGGCAGTGGCACCTGCTCCTTTGAACCAGCTGCATACACGAAAAAAGCACACGCAGGCAGGATTACTGACAGCGGTGCTCACAGGAGGAAAACAGTCAACGGTTGAGCTTGTCAGTACCTTTACCTCTGCCCCACCGATTCAAGTTAAGCCCTTCTCGGTCGCCGGAGTACGCACAGGAGGCCCAAGAGAAGAGGCTGTCTACGTCGGACCTGCCGCAGTTTCTTTGCTCCAAAAAATTGCCCCGTTCCCTGAAGCCCTGCCCGATATTCCGAAAAAATACGCTCCGCCTGTTGGTCCATGTTGGCCCTTTCCCGTCAAACCCAAAGGTATCCGCTTAAAATTTTTTAGGGTGTGCGAATAG
- a CDS encoding NADH-quinone oxidoreductase subunit C, with protein sequence MPSPSQRKPAAKGISNWTLLQTLQKKFPEITVHDHPDASPKQVAELGTDYVLDLVVPKEQYREVVQYLKEDEDLSLEMFIQLTCVDWKEYFDIVVHLLSVKDGHKLFLRCRVDKEEDGAEIETISDLYVGADWHEREVYDMFGVRFTDHPDMRRIYLKNDFSGHPLCKDFEDPSRVIVRPY encoded by the coding sequence ATGCCCTCCCCTTCCCAAAGAAAACCTGCGGCAAAGGGGATCAGTAACTGGACGCTTTTACAGACGCTCCAGAAAAAGTTTCCCGAAATCACAGTTCATGATCACCCTGATGCTTCACCGAAACAGGTGGCCGAGCTGGGCACGGACTATGTTCTTGATCTGGTTGTCCCCAAAGAACAGTATAGGGAGGTTGTGCAGTATCTGAAGGAAGATGAAGATCTTAGTCTAGAGATGTTCATCCAGCTCACCTGCGTGGATTGGAAGGAATATTTTGACATCGTGGTACATCTCCTCTCTGTGAAGGACGGACACAAACTTTTTCTCCGCTGCCGGGTGGACAAAGAAGAGGACGGTGCTGAGATAGAGACCATTTCTGATCTGTATGTGGGAGCTGACTGGCATGAACGTGAGGTCTACGACATGTTTGGGGTCCGTTTTACTGATCATCCGGATATGCGCAGAATCTACCTCAAGAATGATTTTTCTGGACATCCCTTGTGTAAAGATTTTGAGGATCCTTCTCGGGTGATCGTGCGCCCTTATTAA